One Salmo trutta chromosome 12, fSalTru1.1, whole genome shotgun sequence genomic region harbors:
- the LOC115204479 gene encoding 5-hydroxytryptamine receptor 2C-like, giving the protein MTMPESTTVSVNLSFPVEWNQSESRLETPDKEKNWPALLILMVIFFTVVGNILLILAVSLERKLQNATSFFLRSLAVADMLVGFLVMPVSLINILYDYVWPFPRPLCPVWIYLDVLFSTASIMHLCAISLDRYVGICNPIQHSRSNTLSKAKAKIALVWTISIVISTPIPVIGLYDEGKVFVNGTCVLNEHSFVLIGSFVAFFVPLVIMVVSYCLTVRVLQHQASDFLHGGQASINRPALLRITPRSPAGDSLRLLKQDPAPEALPAVGSSDVSVSQASLQPISPAGRQEPGGAGMAQSIKNERRASMVLGVVFFLFLMMWCPFFITNVLSVLCEDSIISLCNKPVLAVLLKVFVWVGYVSSGVNPLVYTLFNRTYRQAFHRYLQCIYQSPPAKSTNSISVNTVTPILCSKDANDSSRNSHNGHKGEMKGRMGLEREGTGSGMLEKLASVCPTTAEDVSCV; this is encoded by the exons ATGACTATGCCAGAGAGCACTACGGTTTCCGTTAATCTGAGCTTCCCCGTGGAGTGGAATCAGTCTGAGTCCAGACTGGAGACACCTGACAAGGAGAAGAACTGGCCTGCTCTGCTCATCTTAATGGTCATCTTCTTCACTGTGGTGGGCAACATCCTGCTCATCTTGGCTGTGTCTCTGGAGAGGAAGCTGCAGAATGCCACCAGCTTCTTCCTGCGCTCCCTTGCTGTGGCAGACATGCTTGTGGGTTTTCTCGTCATGCCGGTCTCACTGATCAACATTCTCtatg ACTACGTGTGGCCCTTCCCCAGACCCCTCTGTCCCGTCTGGATCTACCTAGACGTGCTGTTCTCCACAGCATCCATCATGCACCTGTGTGCCATCTCACTGGACCGCTATGTGGGCATCTGTAACCCCATCCAACATAGCCGCTCCAACACCCTCTCCAAGGCCAAGGCTAAGATCGCCCTCGTCTGGACCATCTCCATAG tgaTCTCCACACCCATCCCTGTGATTGGCCTGTATGACGAGGGGAAGGTGTTTGTCAACGGGACCTGTGTACTGAACGAGCACAGCTTCGTCCTGATTGGCTCCTTCGTAGCCTTCTTTGTCCCTCTGGTCATCATGGTGGTCAGCTACTGTTTGACTGTGCGTGTTCTGCAGCACCAAGCTTCTGACTTCCTGCATGGAGGCCAGGCTTCAATCAACCGGCCGGCCCTACTCAGGATCACCCCAAGGTCCCCTGCAGGGGACAGTCTCCGTCTCCTCAAACAAGACCCTGCCCCTGAGGCCTTGCCAGCTGTTGGTTCCTCCGATGTTTCCGTCTCTCAAGCCTCCCTTCAACCCATCTCTCCAGCAGGGAGACAGGAGCCAGGGGGAGCTGGCATGGCTCAATCAATCAAAAATGAGAGGAGAGCTTCCATGGTCCTGGGTGTGGTGTTTTTCCTCTTCCTGATGATGTGGTGTCCATTCTTCATCACCAATGTGCTGAGCGTGTTGTGTGAGGACTCGATAATAAGCCTGTGCAATAAGCCTGTGTTGGCAGTGCTCCTAAAGGTCTTTGTTTGGGTGGGATATGTCTCCTCTGGTGTCAACCCACTGGTCTACACTCTATTCAACAGGACCTATAGACAGGCCTTCCACCGCTACCTACAGTGTATCTACCAAAGCCCGCCAGCCAAGAGCACCAACAGTATTTCTGTGAATACCGTCACGCCTATTCTATGCAGTAAAGATGCCAACGACAGTAGCCGTAACAGCCACAATGGGCATAAAGGGGAAATGAAAGGAAGAatggggttggagagagagggtaCAGGGTCTGGGATGCTTGAGAAGTTGGCCAGTGTCTGTCCCACCACCGCTGAGGACGTCAGCTGTGTCtga